One Thermicanus aegyptius DSM 12793 DNA segment encodes these proteins:
- a CDS encoding glutamate-1-semialdehyde 2,1-aminomutase encodes MNWIKSEEMYQRALQVIIGGVNSPSRSYKAVGGGTPLFMEKAKGAYIWDVDGNRYIDFLAAYGPLILGHGHPSLVAAITQAAENGTLYGTSTPYEVEFATMIREAIPSMERIRFVNSGTEAVMTTIRVARAFTGRTKILKFEGCYHGHSDLVLVAAGSGPATLGIPDSAGIPESISHDVITVPYNDPSSLEFAMEKWGEEVAAVLVEPIVGNFGIVPPQEGFLNRIHEIAHAHGSLVIYDEVITAFRFHYGGAQNLYGLTPDLTALGKIIGGGLPIGAYGGKKEVMEQVSPLGPAYQAGTMAGNPASMLAGIATLQELKKEGLYEHLDHLAALLTEGLLYLASQYHIPLTINRVKGAFSTHFTSHPVRNYADAKAADSHLYGIFFKEMLKRGVLLAPSKFEAWFIQAPHSEEDMEKTLQAAEESFALLKTSL; translated from the coding sequence GTGAATTGGATCAAATCGGAGGAGATGTATCAAAGGGCACTTCAGGTTATTATCGGAGGGGTAAACAGCCCATCTCGGTCTTATAAAGCGGTAGGGGGAGGAACGCCACTTTTTATGGAAAAGGCGAAAGGAGCCTACATATGGGATGTGGACGGGAACCGGTACATCGATTTTTTGGCTGCCTATGGGCCCCTCATCCTCGGACACGGACACCCATCGTTGGTGGCAGCGATTACCCAAGCTGCGGAAAACGGTACCCTCTATGGAACCTCAACCCCCTATGAAGTTGAGTTTGCCACCATGATTCGGGAAGCAATCCCTTCCATGGAGAGAATCCGCTTTGTCAATTCCGGGACTGAAGCGGTCATGACCACCATTCGGGTCGCCAGGGCTTTCACCGGAAGGACAAAAATCCTAAAATTTGAAGGTTGTTACCACGGCCATTCCGACTTAGTTTTGGTAGCGGCCGGTTCTGGACCGGCTACCCTCGGTATTCCGGACAGCGCAGGAATTCCTGAAAGCATCTCCCATGATGTGATCACCGTTCCGTATAATGATCCATCCTCTCTGGAATTCGCCATGGAGAAATGGGGAGAAGAAGTGGCTGCGGTCCTTGTGGAGCCTATCGTGGGCAACTTTGGCATCGTACCTCCACAAGAAGGGTTTCTCAATCGAATTCATGAAATTGCCCATGCACATGGCTCCTTGGTGATTTATGATGAAGTGATTACCGCTTTCCGCTTTCACTACGGCGGAGCCCAAAATCTATACGGGTTGACTCCCGACTTAACCGCATTGGGAAAAATTATTGGAGGGGGACTTCCCATTGGAGCTTATGGCGGCAAAAAAGAGGTGATGGAACAGGTTTCCCCTCTTGGTCCGGCTTATCAGGCGGGAACGATGGCCGGGAATCCTGCCTCCATGCTGGCAGGAATCGCAACCCTACAGGAACTTAAAAAGGAGGGGCTTTATGAGCATTTAGATCATCTGGCCGCCCTTCTTACCGAAGGACTGCTTTACCTAGCCTCTCAATATCATATACCCCTTACGATTAACCGGGTGAAAGGAGCCTTTTCCACCCATTTCACCTCTCATCCTGTCCGAAATTATGCCGATGCTAAGGCAGCAGACAGCCATCTCTACGGAATCTTTTTTAAAGAGATGCTAAAAAGAGGAGTCCTGCTTGCCCCCTCTAAATTTGAAGCCTGGTTTATACAAGCTCCCCATAGCGAAGAGGATATGGAAAAGACCCTACAAGCAGCGGAAGAGAGCTTCGCACTGCTTAAGACTTCCCTATAA
- the bcp gene encoding thioredoxin-dependent thiol peroxidase, translating into MVQIGEKVPDFTLPGSNGEMVSLSDFRGKKVILYFYPKDMTPGCTTEACDFRDAHDKILDKGAVVIGISPDPIKSHAKFIEKHALPFLLLADENHEVAEMFGVWKLKKRYGREYMGIERSTFLIDEGGVLREEWRNVKVEGHVQEVESVLSKQVNGR; encoded by the coding sequence ATGGTTCAAATAGGGGAAAAGGTTCCCGATTTTACGCTGCCGGGGAGTAATGGGGAGATGGTCTCCCTTTCCGATTTCCGAGGGAAGAAGGTGATTCTTTATTTTTATCCAAAGGATATGACGCCTGGATGCACCACCGAAGCCTGCGATTTTCGAGATGCCCATGATAAGATCCTTGATAAAGGAGCGGTGGTGATTGGGATTAGTCCTGATCCCATCAAAAGCCATGCGAAATTTATTGAAAAACATGCGCTTCCTTTTCTTCTCTTGGCCGATGAAAATCATGAGGTGGCAGAGATGTTCGGGGTATGGAAATTAAAAAAGAGGTACGGAAGGGAATATATGGGGATTGAACGTTCCACCTTTCTCATCGATGAGGGAGGAGTTTTGAGGGAAGAATGGCGGAATGTAAAGGTGGAGGGGCATGTGCAAGAGGTGGAGTCGGTCCTTAGCAAGCAGGTGAATGGGAGATGA
- a CDS encoding zinc metallopeptidase: MPIFTPWTLLILLAFGLSLWAQFRVQGTFSQFSRYRTSSGMTGAEAARRLLDANGLYHIPVEPVAGRLTDHYDPIHKVVRLSEPVYAGNSISAVSVACHEVGHAIQHKVQYPMLVARHHIFPLVNLTAGAAPLLLLAGFFFNLTGLLLLGIIFFSFAVLFQVITLPVEFNASARAKKLMVQMGIIDDREVGGASRVLGAAALTYVAATLMAVLQLLEYIWIFNQSDER; encoded by the coding sequence ATGCCTATTTTCACACCGTGGACCCTCTTGATTCTGCTTGCCTTTGGGCTTAGTTTATGGGCGCAATTCAGGGTTCAAGGGACATTTAGTCAATTTTCCCGTTATCGCACCTCCTCCGGAATGACCGGAGCGGAGGCGGCGAGAAGATTGTTAGACGCCAATGGGCTCTACCATATCCCTGTGGAGCCTGTTGCAGGCCGTCTAACCGACCATTATGATCCCATTCATAAAGTTGTCCGTCTTTCGGAACCCGTCTATGCCGGCAATTCCATCTCCGCCGTATCGGTAGCCTGCCATGAGGTAGGGCACGCCATTCAACATAAAGTTCAATACCCCATGCTGGTTGCCAGACATCATATCTTTCCTTTGGTTAATTTAACGGCTGGAGCAGCCCCTTTACTCCTATTGGCCGGTTTCTTCTTCAATCTGACCGGACTTCTCTTATTGGGAATCATCTTCTTCAGTTTCGCCGTCCTCTTTCAGGTGATTACCCTCCCAGTTGAATTTAATGCCAGCGCCCGAGCCAAAAAATTGATGGTGCAGATGGGAATCATCGACGACAGGGAAGTGGGAGGGGCAAGCCGAGTTTTAGGGGCAGCCGCCCTCACGTATGTGGCAGCTACCCTCATGGCTGTCCTTCAACTTCTTGAGTACATCTGGATCTTCAATCAAAGCGATGAGAGATAA
- a CDS encoding cold shock domain-containing protein has protein sequence MHGKVKWFNAEKGYGFITADDGKEIFVHYTAIEGEGFRTLDEGQDVEFDLTQGDRGPQAAHVVKR, from the coding sequence ATGCATGGAAAAGTGAAATGGTTTAATGCAGAAAAAGGATATGGATTTATTACAGCGGATGATGGGAAAGAGATCTTTGTCCATTATACCGCAATTGAAGGGGAGGGTTTTCGTACATTGGATGAAGGCCAGGATGTAGAATTTGATTTGACGCAAGGGGATCGGGGTCCACAAGCTGCTCATGTGGTGAAGAGGTAA
- a CDS encoding gamma-type small acid-soluble spore protein, whose protein sequence is MAKKTPAGTNVQKVAQQNNASAQNLESTNAEFASETDVSAVRQKNQKSQQNKKG, encoded by the coding sequence GTGGCGAAGAAAACACCTGCAGGCACCAATGTACAAAAGGTAGCCCAACAGAACAATGCTTCCGCTCAAAATCTTGAGAGCACCAATGCAGAATTCGCGAGTGAAACGGATGTTTCTGCGGTTCGTCAGAAGAACCAGAAATCGCAGCAGAATAAAAAGGGTTAA
- a CDS encoding CRISPR-associated helicase/endonuclease Cas3, translating to MENFYAHTPSEEGRKWHDLNDHLLNVARLARDFANPYQGGDAAYLCGLLHDIGKFHPEFQEYLEKQAKGENGMSVPHAIWGAALAYQIIWRKMRHPELWKPFALPVAGHHAGLNSSGSLSLILEERIEKQKSHFLEVLKHAEPFLREYVFPYIQKEWELPALAKTEREMWIRMVFSALVDADYLDTERHFQPTLALARRQLNSVEDLWNRFAADQQQLIDKAENTLVNRVRKQVYEACVESAAKPQGVFRLTVPTGGGKTRSGLAFALKHVAEHQLDRVIVAIPYTSIIEQTAGVYREIFGDEAVLEHHSQVDMEDDEEQNEHVIRQRLATENWDAPLVVTTTMQLFDSLFSNRPGKVRKLHNLSRSVILLDEVQTLPPELLRPTLDALAMLVKHCRSTVVLSTATQPVFEESRFLEAFSDLAVEEILPQELVNDHFRQLRRVEYEVWKGPALLEELVDFIREQRQVLVVFNTRKEAKKCVDLLKEDGDVLHLSSLLCGAHRRKILAEVRSRLTENRPVRLISTQVVEAGVDLDFPLVMRQIGPLDRMVQAAGRCNREGKLNRGRVIIFETQEGGSPRGPYRVALEVARAMLARIQAEDLHQHHLFRDYFQQLFASVDLDQRKIQTDREVMDYPRVAEKYRLIDQDTVPVVVPYEDSQKYLRNWEKEPSRKNLRLLQPYIIQLYQWEVQKKEREGWLRWVSGNLYQWLGGYDELVGMTEEFYDPYDLMG from the coding sequence ATGGAAAATTTCTATGCTCATACACCTTCTGAAGAAGGGCGGAAGTGGCACGATCTCAACGATCATTTGCTGAACGTCGCCCGTTTGGCGCGTGATTTTGCCAATCCCTATCAGGGTGGAGATGCAGCATATTTGTGTGGGCTTTTGCATGATATTGGCAAGTTTCATCCTGAGTTTCAGGAATATTTGGAGAAGCAGGCAAAGGGAGAGAATGGGATGAGTGTGCCGCATGCCATATGGGGAGCAGCTTTGGCATATCAAATTATTTGGAGAAAGATGAGGCATCCCGAGCTATGGAAACCTTTTGCGCTTCCTGTTGCCGGTCACCACGCTGGATTAAATTCATCGGGCAGCTTATCTCTCATTTTGGAGGAGCGGATCGAGAAGCAGAAGTCGCATTTTCTTGAAGTATTAAAACATGCCGAGCCTTTTTTGCGCGAGTATGTGTTTCCGTACATACAAAAGGAATGGGAGCTGCCGGCGTTGGCCAAAACGGAACGGGAGATGTGGATCCGGATGGTGTTTTCAGCTCTTGTCGATGCCGATTACCTGGATACGGAACGTCATTTTCAGCCCACACTTGCTTTGGCGCGACGACAGCTAAATTCTGTGGAAGATTTATGGAACCGCTTTGCGGCTGATCAGCAACAATTGATTGACAAAGCGGAAAATACGCTCGTCAATCGGGTACGGAAGCAGGTTTATGAGGCGTGTGTCGAATCGGCGGCAAAACCACAAGGCGTGTTCAGGTTGACGGTGCCAACCGGTGGGGGAAAGACACGAAGCGGCCTGGCTTTTGCGCTCAAGCATGTGGCAGAACACCAGTTGGATCGCGTGATCGTGGCAATTCCGTACACCAGCATTATTGAGCAGACGGCAGGTGTGTACCGCGAGATTTTCGGTGACGAAGCGGTGCTTGAGCATCACAGCCAAGTAGATATGGAAGATGACGAGGAGCAAAACGAACATGTGATCAGACAACGTCTTGCGACTGAAAACTGGGATGCACCGCTTGTAGTCACGACAACGATGCAATTATTCGACAGCCTGTTCAGCAATCGCCCCGGAAAAGTGCGCAAATTGCACAATTTATCCCGGAGTGTCATTTTATTGGATGAAGTCCAAACATTACCCCCTGAACTGTTAAGACCGACGCTGGATGCGCTTGCGATGCTGGTGAAGCACTGTCGTTCCACGGTGGTTTTGTCGACTGCCACGCAACCGGTTTTTGAAGAAAGCCGTTTCCTTGAGGCATTCTCCGATTTGGCGGTAGAAGAGATTCTTCCCCAGGAATTGGTGAACGATCACTTTAGACAACTAAGGCGAGTCGAGTATGAGGTATGGAAAGGACCTGCTTTATTGGAGGAATTGGTGGACTTTATTCGTGAGCAGCGCCAGGTTTTGGTGGTATTTAACACGCGAAAGGAAGCAAAGAAATGTGTCGATCTTCTCAAGGAAGATGGGGACGTATTGCATCTTTCATCCCTTCTATGCGGTGCTCATCGCCGCAAAATTCTTGCTGAGGTGCGTTCGCGCCTGACCGAAAACCGTCCTGTGCGATTGATTAGCACACAGGTGGTGGAGGCCGGGGTGGATCTGGATTTTCCGCTTGTTATGCGACAAATCGGACCGCTGGATCGCATGGTTCAGGCGGCTGGCCGCTGCAACCGCGAAGGCAAATTAAACCGAGGCCGGGTGATCATTTTTGAAACGCAGGAGGGTGGAAGTCCGCGCGGACCATACCGGGTGGCACTGGAAGTGGCCCGCGCCATGCTAGCGCGCATACAGGCGGAGGATTTGCACCAGCACCATCTCTTTCGAGACTACTTTCAACAACTTTTTGCTTCGGTTGATCTGGATCAGAGGAAAATTCAGACTGACCGGGAGGTGATGGATTATCCACGTGTGGCAGAGAAGTACAGGTTGATTGATCAGGATACGGTTCCGGTGGTGGTTCCATATGAAGACAGTCAAAAGTACCTGCGTAACTGGGAAAAGGAGCCTTCGCGAAAGAACCTTCGCCTCCTGCAGCCATACATCATCCAATTGTATCAGTGGGAAGTGCAGAAAAAGGAAAGGGAAGGATGGTTGCGATGGGTGTCAGGGAATTTGTATCAGTGGCTGGGGGGATATGACGAGTTGGTGGGGATGACAGAAGAATTTTATGACCCATACGATTTGATGGGGTAA
- a CDS encoding glycosyl hydrolase family 18 protein — MGTVINLEPRRSRKRRLNLFLWLLLLFFILVIIAAGYLYYFFYWPNSQKISPYPNRPHPIWVGDTLWEGKGPYVKDGKVWLPYSFIREKIDPYLYWDESIDSLILTTEKKVLRLPNQQVTAFLNEKTFPLTFPVEKIDGEPFLPMEVAEKFYPYSFSYQPETGVLLIKPWGYVVQTGTILGNPEKDKGKPLRSGPSIKEPLYLLLSPGEKVEILGEEKGWYEVRTGKGIVGYMEKKDLFLSGMEKVPEGEREEDYRPWNPVGKPILLTWEHVVRNTPDPSTIGNLAGVNVVAPTWFEIIDEKGTVQNLGDLTYSKWAHERGYQVWGLISNGFDPDRTQAFLSNFETRQRILRQMLQLASIYNLDGFNIDFENVYLKDREVLVQFIREITPYLHEQNLTVSIDVTIKSESETWSKFYDRKALGETADYVVVMTYDEHWAGSPIAGSVASLPWVEMGLKGVLEEVPPEKVLLGVPFYTRLWSESKGTDGKLVVKQRALSMEQAENWMKERKLTPVYDEASGQQYVEYKDPMTGTVYKMWLEDAGSIKKRAELVKKYNLAGLAAWRRGFEKPEAWAAIQEAWAR, encoded by the coding sequence ATGGGGACAGTCATCAATTTAGAACCGAGGAGAAGCAGAAAGAGAAGATTGAATCTTTTCTTATGGCTTCTCCTTCTCTTTTTCATTTTAGTTATCATCGCCGCCGGCTATCTCTATTATTTTTTTTATTGGCCGAATTCACAAAAAATATCTCCTTATCCCAATCGTCCCCATCCCATTTGGGTGGGGGATACCCTGTGGGAAGGCAAGGGACCTTATGTGAAGGATGGAAAGGTTTGGCTTCCTTATAGTTTTATCCGGGAGAAGATTGATCCCTACCTGTATTGGGATGAATCCATTGACAGCCTCATTCTTACCACCGAGAAGAAAGTGCTCCGCCTGCCCAATCAACAGGTTACCGCTTTTTTGAACGAAAAGACCTTTCCCCTCACCTTTCCCGTGGAAAAGATAGATGGGGAGCCTTTCTTACCCATGGAGGTGGCGGAAAAGTTTTATCCCTATTCCTTCTCCTATCAGCCGGAAACGGGGGTTCTCCTCATTAAACCTTGGGGGTATGTGGTGCAAACAGGGACCATTCTGGGAAATCCTGAAAAAGATAAAGGAAAGCCCCTGCGATCCGGACCCTCTATAAAGGAGCCGCTTTATCTTCTCCTTTCACCAGGGGAGAAGGTGGAGATCCTTGGTGAGGAAAAAGGGTGGTATGAGGTTCGGACTGGAAAAGGAATTGTAGGTTATATGGAGAAGAAAGATCTCTTCCTTAGTGGGATGGAGAAGGTTCCGGAAGGGGAGAGGGAAGAAGATTACCGCCCCTGGAATCCTGTGGGAAAACCGATCCTTCTCACCTGGGAGCACGTGGTTCGGAATACGCCGGATCCCAGCACGATCGGAAATTTGGCAGGGGTAAATGTGGTGGCTCCCACCTGGTTTGAAATTATAGATGAAAAGGGTACGGTTCAAAATCTGGGAGATCTCACCTATTCGAAGTGGGCCCATGAACGGGGGTATCAGGTATGGGGGCTTATTTCAAATGGATTTGACCCCGACCGCACGCAAGCATTTCTTTCCAATTTTGAAACGAGACAAAGAATCTTGCGGCAAATGCTTCAGCTTGCCTCCATCTATAATTTAGATGGATTTAACATTGATTTTGAAAATGTTTATTTAAAAGATCGGGAAGTGCTGGTCCAGTTCATCCGGGAAATCACCCCCTACCTACATGAACAAAATTTAACGGTAAGCATCGATGTGACGATAAAGTCGGAGAGCGAGACTTGGTCAAAGTTTTATGATCGGAAAGCACTGGGCGAGACCGCCGATTATGTGGTGGTGATGACCTATGATGAACATTGGGCCGGAAGCCCTATAGCCGGTTCTGTGGCCTCCCTCCCTTGGGTGGAAATGGGCTTAAAAGGGGTATTGGAAGAGGTTCCACCCGAAAAGGTTCTTTTGGGAGTTCCTTTCTACACCCGCCTTTGGTCCGAGTCGAAGGGTACGGACGGGAAGTTGGTTGTAAAACAAAGGGCGCTCTCGATGGAACAGGCGGAGAACTGGATGAAGGAGAGGAAGCTAACCCCCGTCTATGACGAAGCGAGTGGCCAGCAATATGTGGAATACAAAGATCCGATGACGGGAACCGTATATAAAATGTGGCTGGAAGATGCCGGTTCGATAAAAAAAAGGGCGGAACTGGTAAAGAAGTATAACCTTGCGGGTCTTGCCGCATGGCGTAGGGGATTTGAAAAGCCGGAAGCTTGGGCGGCTATACAAGAAGCGTGGGCACGTTAA
- a CDS encoding superoxide dismutase, whose protein sequence is MAKYELPALPYAYDALEPYIDEATMKVHHTGHHAAYVNNLNAALDKHPELYEKSLEDLLASLDQVPEDIRTAVRNNAGGHWNHSFFWPLMKKNGGGTPSGELAKAIDAQFGSFDAFKEEFGKVAAGRFGSGWAWLLVEQGGKLSLTSTPNQDNPIMEGKKPILGLDVWEHAYYLKYQNKRPEYIKAFWNVVNWEQVEKNFNQYK, encoded by the coding sequence ATGGCAAAGTATGAGTTACCCGCACTTCCCTATGCCTATGACGCGCTGGAACCCTATATCGATGAGGCAACCATGAAAGTTCACCACACGGGACACCATGCCGCTTATGTTAACAATTTAAATGCCGCTTTGGACAAACACCCGGAATTGTACGAAAAGAGCCTGGAAGATCTCCTCGCCTCCCTCGATCAGGTACCTGAAGACATCCGCACCGCTGTACGAAATAATGCCGGAGGTCACTGGAATCACAGCTTCTTTTGGCCGCTCATGAAAAAGAATGGTGGGGGTACTCCTTCCGGGGAATTGGCCAAAGCCATCGATGCCCAATTCGGCAGTTTCGACGCGTTTAAAGAGGAGTTCGGCAAGGTTGCGGCAGGCCGTTTCGGCAGCGGTTGGGCATGGCTTTTGGTAGAACAGGGAGGAAAACTTTCCCTTACCTCCACTCCAAATCAGGATAATCCCATCATGGAAGGGAAAAAGCCGATCTTAGGCCTTGACGTTTGGGAGCACGCTTACTATCTGAAATACCAAAACAAGCGCCCGGAATACATTAAAGCCTTTTGGAATGTGGTAAACTGGGAGCAGGTTGAAAAGAACTTTAATCAGTACAAATAA
- a CDS encoding DUF2614 family zinc ribbon-containing protein has translation MFSGKLNKLRTYSMIALIAGVGIMYLAILVKQIPILMALLMLVGFLVVILSASSYFWIGLLSSRAVLVQCPTCGKTTKMLGKNDECMFCKQKLTLDPAFQNRDQEVHDVKDSVKINKSSEN, from the coding sequence ATGTTCTCAGGCAAATTAAATAAATTAAGAACCTACTCCATGATTGCACTGATCGCCGGTGTCGGTATCATGTACCTTGCAATTCTTGTGAAGCAGATACCGATTCTCATGGCCCTGCTCATGCTCGTCGGTTTCCTCGTCGTGATACTTTCCGCCTCCTCCTACTTCTGGATCGGACTCCTTTCTTCCCGCGCCGTATTGGTTCAATGTCCTACGTGTGGAAAAACGACCAAGATGCTGGGGAAAAATGATGAATGCATGTTTTGTAAACAGAAGCTTACGCTCGACCCCGCTTTTCAAAATAGGGACCAAGAAGTTCACGATGTAAAGGATTCCGTAAAAATAAATAAATCCTCCGAAAATTAA
- a CDS encoding Fur family transcriptional regulator codes for MIARAIERAVDVLKGTGVRMTPQRYAILAYLLETKRHPTADEIYKALESRFPSMSVATVYNNLKLFKEAGLVRELTFGDHSSRFDADTHEHYHITCTSCGRIEDFEYPTLNEVEEQAARSTGFIPSSHRMEIYGICPDCQKKASHHH; via the coding sequence ATGATCGCGCGCGCAATCGAGAGAGCCGTTGATGTTCTAAAAGGCACAGGCGTGCGGATGACCCCCCAGAGATATGCGATCCTCGCTTATTTGCTGGAAACCAAAAGACATCCCACTGCAGATGAGATCTATAAAGCGTTGGAGAGCCGCTTTCCCAGCATGAGTGTAGCGACGGTTTATAATAACTTAAAGCTTTTTAAGGAAGCAGGCTTAGTTAGAGAATTAACCTTTGGGGATCATTCCAGTCGTTTTGATGCCGATACACATGAACACTATCACATCACTTGCACATCCTGCGGAAGAATCGAAGATTTTGAGTATCCAACCTTAAATGAGGTGGAAGAACAGGCAGCCCGGAGTACAGGTTTTATCCCCAGCAGCCATCGGATGGAGATCTATGGAATTTGTCCGGATTGCCAAAAGAAAGCCTCTCATCATCATTGA
- a CDS encoding cob(I)yrinic acid a,c-diamide adenosyltransferase: MKIYTKSGDKGETSLNYGIRVPKDDLRVEAYGTVDEANSFVGLALSLLPETGGDPAELERIRHGLKEIQTKLFHIGAELSTPEGKEVPWPIREEDVAFLEQEIDLMEEKLPPLAQFILPGGHPASASLHAARTVVRRAERRVVSLSSKIPLQAVVVRYLNRLSDYLFVAARWVNHLAGIPDAGLHEINKEVGEQKE; this comes from the coding sequence ATGAAGATCTATACGAAAAGCGGTGACAAAGGAGAAACCTCTTTAAACTATGGGATCCGGGTGCCAAAAGATGATCTGCGGGTAGAAGCATATGGCACCGTAGATGAGGCGAACAGTTTCGTCGGGCTTGCGTTAAGTCTTCTCCCGGAGACGGGAGGCGATCCGGCGGAGCTGGAGCGGATCCGCCATGGGCTCAAGGAAATTCAGACGAAACTCTTTCACATCGGGGCGGAGCTTTCTACTCCGGAAGGAAAGGAGGTCCCCTGGCCCATCCGGGAAGAGGATGTTGCCTTTCTAGAGCAGGAGATTGATCTTATGGAGGAAAAACTTCCTCCCCTTGCCCAATTTATCTTACCGGGTGGACATCCCGCCTCTGCTTCACTTCATGCCGCCAGAACAGTGGTTAGGCGAGCGGAAAGAAGAGTGGTATCCCTCTCTTCAAAGATTCCGCTCCAGGCTGTGGTGGTGCGCTATCTCAACCGTCTCTCCGATTACTTATTTGTGGCGGCCAGATGGGTGAATCACCTTGCGGGCATTCCGGATGCGGGACTTCATGAAATTAACAAAGAAGTTGGAGAACAGAAAGAATAA
- a CDS encoding D-2-hydroxyacid dehydrogenase, whose product MKIASSAKMSEKHQNELRETYPDLHFSFFSSMEEVMSKAGDLEVLLTYGDDLSDERLSRMPRLKWIQVLSAGLDKMPLEALEKRNILVTNARGIHGIPMSEYTLGVMLYHVRRFGIVYEHQKERVWDRSIRVDELEGKRLGIIGAGAIGTEIARKARLFGMEVIGLSKSGTPLPEYDRVVNREGLPQLLAESDFVVLVAPLTPETYKMMGEKEFREMKREAVFINIARGALVDEKALVKALEEKWIAACYLDVFTEEPLPPDHPFWGLPNCWITPHMSGLSPRYMERALRIFTYNLTRYLNGEYGEMKNRIHFTKGY is encoded by the coding sequence ATGAAGATCGCCTCCTCTGCGAAAATGAGCGAGAAACATCAGAACGAATTGCGGGAAACCTATCCGGACCTTCACTTTTCCTTTTTTTCCTCCATGGAAGAGGTGATGAGTAAGGCAGGAGATCTGGAGGTTCTCCTCACCTACGGCGATGACCTAAGCGATGAGCGTTTATCCCGAATGCCCCGGTTGAAGTGGATTCAGGTTTTAAGCGCGGGATTGGACAAAATGCCCCTTGAAGCGCTTGAAAAGAGAAATATCCTCGTTACGAACGCCAGAGGGATTCATGGAATACCGATGTCCGAGTATACCCTGGGGGTGATGCTTTATCACGTCCGCCGATTCGGGATCGTTTATGAGCATCAAAAGGAGAGGGTTTGGGATCGGAGCATCCGAGTGGATGAATTGGAAGGGAAGCGCCTGGGCATCATCGGGGCAGGGGCGATTGGAACAGAGATAGCCCGGAAAGCCCGTCTTTTCGGCATGGAGGTGATCGGCCTTTCCAAAAGCGGAACCCCTTTGCCCGAATATGACCGGGTGGTCAACCGGGAGGGACTTCCCCAACTTCTCGCCGAAAGCGATTTTGTCGTATTGGTCGCTCCTCTTACCCCGGAGACCTACAAGATGATGGGGGAAAAAGAGTTCCGAGAAATGAAGAGGGAGGCCGTCTTTATTAATATAGCCAGGGGAGCCCTGGTTGATGAGAAGGCATTGGTGAAGGCCTTGGAGGAGAAATGGATTGCGGCTTGTTACCTTGATGTTTTCACGGAAGAGCCCCTTCCTCCCGACCACCCATTCTGGGGACTTCCCAATTGCTGGATCACCCCTCATATGTCGGGCCTTTCCCCCCGTTATATGGAGAGAGCATTGCGCATCTTTACCTACAATCTCACCCGCTATCTAAACGGCGAATATGGGGAGATGAAGAATCGGATTCATTTCACGAAGGGGTATTAG
- the nth gene encoding endonuclease III, which yields MTKTGKQPVPVRLILDRLQETYPNAHCELHFTTPFELLVATILSAQTTDQKVNEVTKDLFPEYGTPERLLTLSEEELSEKIKTIGLYKNKSRNLLRTARIILERHGGEVPRTMEELLLLPGVGRKTANVVLSNAFGVPAIAVDTHVFRVSNRIGLANSEDVLETEKQLMDLIPRSEWSFAHHLLIWHGRRICHARAPRCMECPIFPYCRFASQSDAVPKKNDKK from the coding sequence ATGACAAAGACGGGGAAACAGCCGGTTCCTGTCCGGTTGATCCTGGACCGGTTACAGGAGACCTATCCGAATGCCCACTGTGAGCTTCACTTTACAACACCGTTCGAACTCTTGGTGGCAACCATCCTGTCCGCCCAAACAACAGACCAGAAGGTGAATGAAGTAACCAAGGATTTATTCCCCGAATATGGAACTCCGGAGAGACTTCTCACCCTTTCGGAAGAGGAACTTTCCGAAAAGATTAAAACGATTGGATTGTACAAGAATAAAAGCAGGAATCTTTTACGAACGGCGCGCATTATCCTGGAACGGCATGGGGGAGAGGTGCCCCGAACGATGGAGGAATTGCTCTTACTTCCAGGGGTCGGAAGAAAAACGGCCAACGTCGTCCTTTCCAATGCATTTGGAGTGCCTGCGATTGCCGTTGATACCCATGTTTTTCGGGTGAGCAACCGGATCGGCCTGGCGAATAGCGAGGATGTTTTGGAGACAGAGAAACAACTGATGGATCTTATCCCTCGAAGCGAATGGTCATTTGCCCATCATCTCCTCATATGGCACGGACGGAGGATTTGTCATGCCCGCGCTCCACGGTGCATGGAGTGTCCCATTTTTCCCTACTGCCGATTCGCGTCCCAATCTGATGCGGTCCCGAAAAAAAACGACAAAAAATGA